One window of the Camelina sativa cultivar DH55 chromosome 1, Cs, whole genome shotgun sequence genome contains the following:
- the LOC104710066 gene encoding uncharacterized protein LOC104710066 gives MENQKKNATEVNVKIDSMFGAEWVNGIIRKAEISSRRASAKCGDPRAFTLPCIIGDFKFNNCLCDLGASVSLMPLSVATRLGLYSFKPTQVKILVLVDRSTRHPEGVLENLPMQIGNFYIPTDFIVLKLDEESQERIMLGRPFLATAGAMINVREGKIDLHMDDLVLRFNLERVAKKPTIDGQTLWIDTIEEIADEISEEVCSNEHLAVARVLD, from the exons ATggaaaatcagaagaaaaatgCCACTGAGGTGAATGTCAAGATCGATAGCATGTTCGGAGCTGAATGGGTGAATGGGATAATACGAAAAGCTGAAATCAGTAGTAGGAGAGCTTCAG CAAAATGTGGAGATCCAAGAGCATTTACGCTGCCTTGCATAATAGGAGATTTCAAGTTCAATAATTGCCTCTGCGACTTAGGGGCAAGCGTGAGCCTGATGCCACTCAGCGTTGCAACGCGACTTGGACTATACTCCTTCAAGCCGACCCAAGTCAAAATCTTAGTCCTAGTTGATCGCTCTACCCGACATCCAGAAGGGGTATTGGAGAACCTACCAATGCAAATTGGGAACTTCTACATACCTACTGATTTCATTGTTTTGAAACTTGACGAAGAATCTCAAGAACGCATTATGCTTGGAAGACCCTTCCTGGCCACTGCAGGGGCAATGATAAACGTTCGAGAGGGCAAAATTGATTTGCACATGGATGATTTGGTCTTGAGATTCAATTTGGAGAGAGTAGCTAAGAAACCCACCATCGATGGCCAAACCTTATGGATTGACACAATAGAAGAGATAGCAGATGAGATCTCTGAAGAAGTATGTTCGAATGAGCACCTGGCCGTAGCTAGGGTACTTGACTAA